From the Carassius gibelio isolate Cgi1373 ecotype wild population from Czech Republic chromosome B25, carGib1.2-hapl.c, whole genome shotgun sequence genome, one window contains:
- the LOC128014385 gene encoding histone H1-like: MAETAPAPAAAAPPAKAPKKKSAAKAKKAGPGVGELILKAVSASKERSGVSLAALKKALAASGYDVEKNNSRVKLAIKSLVTKGALLQVKGTGASGSFKISKKQTETKKKPAKKAAPKAKKPAAKKPAAAKKPKSAAAKKPAAKKSPKKAKKPAAAAAKKATKSPKKAKKPAAPKKAAKSPKKAKAAKPKAAKPKAAKPKVAKPKKAAPKKK; encoded by the coding sequence ATGGCAGAAACCGCTCCAGCCCCGGCCGCTGCCGCCCCGCCGGCCAAAGCGCCCAAGAAGAAGTCCGCCGCCAAAGCCAAGAAAGCAGGTCCAGGCGTCGGTGAGCTGATCCTCAAAGCCGTGTCCGCGTCCAAAGAGAGGAGCGGCGTGTCGCTCGCCGCCCTGAAGAAAGCTCTCGCCGCCAGCGGCTACGACGTGGAGAAGAACAACTCCCGCGTCAAGCTCGCTATCAAGAGCCTGGTGACTAAAGGCGCCCTGCTTCAGGTCAAAGGGACCGGCGCCTCCGGGTCCTTCAAGATAAGTAAGAAGCAAACCGAGACCAAGAAGAAACCGGCGAAGAAGGCGGCTCCCAAAGCGAAGAAGCCCGCGGCCAAGAAACCCGCTGCTGCCAAGAAGCCCAAGAGCGCAGCTGCAAAGAAGCCCGCCGCTAAGAAATCGCCCAAGAAGGCCAAGAAACCCGCCGCTGCAGCCGCCAAGAAGGCGACGAAGAGCCCCAAGAAGGCGAAGAAGCCGGCAGCGCCCAAGAAAGCAGCCAAGAGCCCCAAAAAAGCCAAGGCTGCCAAACCCAAGGCAGCAAAACCAAAAGCTGCCAAGCCTAAAGTTGCAAAGCCCAAAAAGGCAGCCCCCAAGAAGAAATAA
- the LOC128014399 gene encoding histone H2A-like: MSGRGKTGGKTRAKAKTRSSRAGLQFPVGRVHRLLRKGNYGERVGAGAPVYLAAVLEYLTAEILELAGNAARDNKKTRIIPRHLQLAVRNDEELNKLLGGVTIAQGGVLPNIQAVLLPKKTEKPAKTK; the protein is encoded by the coding sequence ATGAGTGGCAGAGGTAAAACCGGAGGCAAGACCAGGGCGAAGGCAAAGACTCGCTCCTCCAGAGCAGGGCTGCAGTTCCCGGTAGGCCGTGTGCATAGGCTTCTACGCAAAGGCAACTACGGCGAGCGCGTCGGTGCCGGTGCTCCGGTGTATCTGGCCGCTGTGCTCGAGTATCTGACGGCTGAGATCCTGGAGCTGGCTGGAAACGCCGCCCGGGACAACAAGAAAACCCGTATCATCCCCCGTCACCTGCAGCTGGCGGTGCGTAACGACGAGGAGCTCAACAAACTTCTCGGCGGAGTGACCATCGCTCAGGGCGGCGTGCTGCCCAACATCCAGGCCGTGCTGCTGCCCAAGAAGACCGAGAAACCCGCCAAAACCAAATAA
- the LOC128014394 gene encoding histone H3-like, translated as MARTKQTARKSTGGKAPRKQLATKAARKSAPATGGVKKPHRYRPGTVALREIRRYQKSTELLIRKLPFQRLVREIAQDFKTDLRFQSSAVMALQESSEAYLVGLFEDTNLCAIHAKRVTIMPKDIQLARRIRGERA; from the coding sequence ATGGCAAGAACCAAGCAAACGGCCCGTAAATCCACCGGAGGTAAAGCCCCGAGGAAGCAGCTCGCCACCAAAGCCGCCCGTAAGAGCGCTCCAGCCACCGGCGGCGTCAAGAAGCCTCACCGCTACAGGCCCGGCACCGTGGCTCTGCGAGAGATCCGTCGCTACCAGAAGTCCACCGAGCTGCTGATCCGCAAGCTGCCCTTCCAGCGTCTGGTGCGAGAGATCGCTCAGGACTTCAAGACGGACCTGCGCTTCCAGAGCTCCGCCGTCATGGCCCTGCAGGAGTCCAGTGAGGCTTATCTGGTCGGTCTGTTCGAGGACACCAACCTGTGCGCCATCCACGCCAAGAGAGTCACCATCATGCCCAAAGACATCCAGCTGGCCCGCCGCATCCGCGGAGAGCGCGCTTAA